The following proteins are encoded in a genomic region of Amia ocellicauda isolate fAmiCal2 chromosome 6, fAmiCal2.hap1, whole genome shotgun sequence:
- the nsun3 gene encoding tRNA (cytosine(34)-C(5))-methyltransferase, mitochondrial isoform X2 has protein sequence MLSAVCARGGGHAPHVPRGAARRLHAQAQRGPGQRRLCEPVLQLFDRQYSEELGPLWTTAREVLCQPQCWQYAVMLNRFCASAELQPRLRALGYSGLLPPASSPLRCFVHPAPLRLPSQRHRPGQLKPYFLLNAASLLPVLALGAADGESVLDLCSAPGGKAVAVMQSATPGLLLCNEWDGRRWKWLAETLESFIPARFSHAVQVSNRDGRVFGRIAEGLYDKVGRGSAEARGRARLLHLHSVPRGERRRGGGAAALLPLAAAGGPGRAGRLPGATLHLRTPCRPWPARGPRRRPDLGAHVCGEDEEAPLRPGSVSMFYCILGAGLCKLNGFICFKSIFMDLNL, from the exons ATGCTCTCCGCCGTCTGCGCCCGAGGAGGGGGCCACGCGCCGCACGTGCCACGGGGGGCGGCTCGGCGTCTGCACGCGCAG GCGCAGCGCGGCCCGGGCCAGAGGCGGCTGTGTGAGCCGGTGCTGCAGCTCTTCGACCGGCAGTACTCGGAGGAGCTCGGGCCGCTCTGGACCACCGCCAG GGAGGTGCTGTGCCAGCCCCAGTGCTGGCAGTACGCCGTCATGCTGAACCGCTTCTGTGCGTCGGCCGAGCTGCAGCCGCGCCTCCGGGCCCTGGGCTACTCCGGCCTCCTGCCCCCGGCCTCCAGCCCCCTGCGGTGCTTCGTGCACCCGGCCCCCCTACGCCTGCCCTCCCAGCGGCACCGGCCCGGCCAGCTCAAGCCCTACTTCCTGCTCAACGCCGCCTCCCTGCTGCCCGTGCTGGCGCTGGGCGCGGCGGACGGGGAGTCGGTGCTGGACCTGTGCTCGGCCCCGGGCGGCAAAGCGGTGGCCGTCATGCAGAGCGCCACCCCAG GTCTGTTACTTTGCAACGAGTGGGACGGGCGGCGCTGGAAGTGGCTGGCGGAGACTCTCGAGTCCTTCATCCCGGCGCGCTTCAGCCACGCCGTCCAGGTGTCTAACCGAGATGGACGCGTCTTTGGGCGGATCGCAGAGGGCCTGTATGACAAG GTCGGCCGTGGCAGCGCTGAGGCCCGGGGGCGCGCTCGTCTACTCCACCTGCACTCTGTCCCGCGCGGAGAACGGCGCCGTGGTGGAGGCGCTGCTGCGCTCCTGCCCCTCGCTGCAGCTGGAGGACCTGGGCGGGCTGGCAGACTCCCTGGCGCAACACTTCACCTTCGCACCCCCTGCCGGCCCTGGCCTGCTCGTGGTCCCCGACGCCGGCCGGACCTGGGGGCCCATGTTTGTGGCGAAGATGAGGAAGCTCCACTGAGGCCGGGATCTGTGTCTATGTTTTATTGCATCCTAGGTGCAGGTTTGTGTAAATTGaatggatttatttgttttaaatctatttttatgGACCTGAATCTGTGA
- the nsun3 gene encoding tRNA (cytosine(34)-C(5))-methyltransferase, mitochondrial isoform X1, whose product MLSAVCARGGGHAPHVPRGAARRLHAQAQRGPGQRRLCEPVLQLFDRQYSEELGPLWTTAREVLCQPQCWQYAVMLNRFCASAELQPRLRALGYSGLLPPASSPLRCFVHPAPLRLPSQRHRPGQLKPYFLLNAASLLPVLALGAADGESVLDLCSAPGGKAVAVMQSATPGLLLCNEWDGRRWKWLAETLESFIPARFSHAVQVSNRDGRVFGRIAEGLYDKVLVDAPCSNDRSWLFCPGPDRGAERIRGREALPELQTQLLRSAVAALRPGGALVYSTCTLSRAENGAVVEALLRSCPSLQLEDLGGLADSLAQHFTFAPPAGPGLLVVPDAGRTWGPMFVAKMRKLH is encoded by the exons ATGCTCTCCGCCGTCTGCGCCCGAGGAGGGGGCCACGCGCCGCACGTGCCACGGGGGGCGGCTCGGCGTCTGCACGCGCAG GCGCAGCGCGGCCCGGGCCAGAGGCGGCTGTGTGAGCCGGTGCTGCAGCTCTTCGACCGGCAGTACTCGGAGGAGCTCGGGCCGCTCTGGACCACCGCCAG GGAGGTGCTGTGCCAGCCCCAGTGCTGGCAGTACGCCGTCATGCTGAACCGCTTCTGTGCGTCGGCCGAGCTGCAGCCGCGCCTCCGGGCCCTGGGCTACTCCGGCCTCCTGCCCCCGGCCTCCAGCCCCCTGCGGTGCTTCGTGCACCCGGCCCCCCTACGCCTGCCCTCCCAGCGGCACCGGCCCGGCCAGCTCAAGCCCTACTTCCTGCTCAACGCCGCCTCCCTGCTGCCCGTGCTGGCGCTGGGCGCGGCGGACGGGGAGTCGGTGCTGGACCTGTGCTCGGCCCCGGGCGGCAAAGCGGTGGCCGTCATGCAGAGCGCCACCCCAG GTCTGTTACTTTGCAACGAGTGGGACGGGCGGCGCTGGAAGTGGCTGGCGGAGACTCTCGAGTCCTTCATCCCGGCGCGCTTCAGCCACGCCGTCCAGGTGTCTAACCGAGATGGACGCGTCTTTGGGCGGATCGCAGAGGGCCTGTATGACAAG GTGCTGGTGGACGCCCCGTGCTCCAACGACCGCAGCTGGCTGTTCTGCCCCGGGCCGGACCGGGGCGCCGAGAGGATACGGGGGCGGGAGGCGCTGCCCGAGCTGCAGACACAGCTCCTCAG GTCGGCCGTGGCAGCGCTGAGGCCCGGGGGCGCGCTCGTCTACTCCACCTGCACTCTGTCCCGCGCGGAGAACGGCGCCGTGGTGGAGGCGCTGCTGCGCTCCTGCCCCTCGCTGCAGCTGGAGGACCTGGGCGGGCTGGCAGACTCCCTGGCGCAACACTTCACCTTCGCACCCCCTGCCGGCCCTGGCCTGCTCGTGGTCCCCGACGCCGGCCGGACCTGGGGGCCCATGTTTGTGGCGAAGATGAGGAAGCTCCACTGA